A window of Juglans regia cultivar Chandler chromosome 7, Walnut 2.0, whole genome shotgun sequence contains these coding sequences:
- the LOC109007210 gene encoding bet1-like SNARE 1-2 yields the protein MSYRREHRASRASLFDGFDGLEEGGLRVPSSHSHGTDDHDNENAVDSLQDRVIFLKKLTGDIHEEVESHNRLLDRMGNDMDSSRGIMSGTMDRFKMVFEKKSNRRTCTLVACFVVFFLVIFYLMRVLRYFMLG from the exons ATGAGTTACAGAAG GGAGCACCGTGCTTCCAGAGCATCTCTATTTGATGGTTTTGATGGCCTTGAGGAAGGTGGTCTTAGGGTGCCCTCATCACACTCCCATGGAACTGACGATCATGACAATGAGAACGCTGTAGACAGTCTGCAAGATAGGGTTATATTTCTTAAGAAA TTAACAGGGGATATACATGAGGAGGTGGAGAGTCATAATCGTTTGCTTGACCGAATG GGTAACGACATGGATTCATCAAGGGGCATAATGTCAGGAACCATGGATCGGTTCAAAATG GTATTTGAGAAGAAATCAAACAGGAGAACATGTACTCTTGTTGCATGCTTCGTGGTTTTCTTCTTAGTTATATTTTATCTCATGAG GGTCCTCAGATATTTCATGCTTGGCTGA
- the LOC109006775 gene encoding AT-hook motif nuclear-localized protein 20 has translation MDPAANSSVLNKRHSEISMNESSGRSSGERGDEDDDRDNGDEPREGAVEVGNRRPRGRPPGSKNKPKPPIFVTRDSPNVLKSHVMEVAGNADIAESIAQFARRRQRGVCVLSGTGFVANVTLRQPAAPGAVVALHGRFEILSLTGAFLPGPGSTGLTVYLAGGQGQIVGGSVVGSLVAAGPVMVMAATFATATYERLPLEDDEEAGSAGRQGAAAGGSPPAIGSSGSGGQLHPSGLPDPLSLPVYNLTPNLLPNGSQMGHDAYAWTHARPPY, from the coding sequence ATGGACCCGGCAGCAAATTCTTCTGTGCTAAACAAACGCCATAGCGAGATTTCCATGAACGAAAGCAGCGGTAGAAGTAGCGGTGAAAGaggagatgaagatgatgatagaGACAACGGAGACGAGCCTAGAGAGGGAGCGGTTGAGGTTGGCAATCGTAGACCAAGAGGCCGGCCTCCCGGATCTAAAAACAAACCGAAACCACCAATCTTTGTGACCCGAGACAGCCCAAACGTGCTCAAGAGCCATGTTATGGAGGTGGCTGGGAATGCTGACATAGCGGAAAGCATTGCCCAATTCGCTAGGAGGCGTCAACGAGGGGTTTGTGTGCTTAGTGGGACTGGCTTCGTGGCCAACGTGACCCTTAGACAACCTGCAGCACCTGGCGCTGTCGTAGCACTTCACGgaaggtttgagattctgtCTCTGACCGGGGCCTTCCTTCCTGGACCTGGCTCGACTGGGCTCACGGTGTACCTAGCAGGAGGTCAGGGACAGATCGTGGGAGGAAGCGTGGTAGGTTCCTTGGTTGCCGCTGGACCAGTCATGGTCATGGCCGCAACGTTTGCTACTGCAACATACGAGAGATTGCCTCTCGAAGATGATGAGGAGGCGGGGAGCGCAGGGCGTCAGGGTGCCGCAGCAGGAGGTTCCCCACCCGCAATTGGAAGCAGCGGCAGCGGGGGACAGCTGCACCCTTCTGGGCTGCCCGATCCCTTATCGCTGCCTGTTTATAATTTGACACCAAATCTACTCCCCAACGGTTCACAGATGGGGCATGATGCTTATGCTTGGACTCATGCCCGGCCCCCTTACTAG